A region from the Rhodamnia argentea isolate NSW1041297 chromosome 7, ASM2092103v1, whole genome shotgun sequence genome encodes:
- the LOC115741909 gene encoding probable glutamate carboxypeptidase AMP1 isoform X1 translates to MNMRPTSLFPSKPTPTCTALSILALFLLASFYTLRHPHAPRNAAHFHRAFLSSASNATLAAYLRALTLRPHLAGTQPSLDAAHLVRAHFLSLGLETRVARFAPLLSYPVRASLAAHFPNGTSVDLPLTEPRLAPDAVVPYHAYSPSGSAVRALAVFANYGREEDYAALSAIGVEVAGCVAVVRRGALSRGDVVRAAESKGVLAVLMYTEGRTAWSRRGVERGTVMRGVGDPLSPGWAGVEGGEALGLEDEEVSARFPKIPSMPVSAECAEMILASLEGGRAPPEWTETLGFKVRGVGPGPTALNFSYQGEKKVVNIHNVFAVIRGLEEPDRYILLGNHRDAWTYGAVDPNSGTAALLDIARRYALMMHMGWNPRRSIILCSWDAEEFGMIGSTEWVEQNLMTLGSKAVAYLNVDCAVQGPGFFARATPQLDELLIEITKKVKDPDNKEATVYEMWAKADGGDNIQRLSGIDSDYAPFLQYAGIPSVDIYYGKDFPVYHTAYDTYDWMANHGDPLFQRHVAAAGVWGLLALRLADDLILPFNYLSYANQLQGYVDIVINLLEGNISVHPLTLSIQALVSVAKEVELEAEKLSVERMTGELGVLRRRALNDRLMLAERGFLDADGLPYGRWFKHLVYGPSDYRSKISFFPGVAEAIWRSAGMRGGEGRAPIQHEIWRVARAIQRVADVLGGRTL, encoded by the exons ATGAATATGAGACCCACTTCACTCTTCCCTTCCAAACCCACCCCAACCTGCACTGCACTCTCCATCCTCGCCCTCTTCCTCCTCGCCTCCTTCTACACCCTCCGCCACCCCCACGCCCCACGAAATGCCGCCCACTTCCACCGCGCCTTCCTCTCCTCCGCCTCCAACGCCACCCTCGCCGCCTACCTCCGCGCCCTCACCCTCCGCCCTCACCTCGCCGGTACACAACCCTCCCTCGACGCGGCCCACCTCGTCCGGGCCCACTTCCTGTCCCTCGGCCTCGAGACCCGCGTGGCCCGCTTCGCCCCTCTCCTCTCCTACCCTGTCCGCGCCTCCCTCGCTGCCCACTTCCCCAACGGCACCTCGGTCGACCTCCCCTTGACCGAGCCCCGGCTCGCCCCCGACGCCGTCGTCCCCTACCACGCCTACTCGCCGTCTGGGTCGGCGGTGCGCGCGCTGGCCGTGTTCGCGAACTACGGCCGCGAGGAGGACTACGCGGCGCTCTCCGCGATCGGGGTGGAGGTCGCGGGGTGCGTCGCGGTGGTGAGGAGGGGGGCCCTGTCGAGGGGAGACGTGGTGCGCGCCGCGGAGTCGAAGGGCGTGTTGGCAGTGCTGATGTACACGGAGGGGCGCACGGCGTGGAGCCGCCGGGGGGTCGAGAGGGGGACGGTGATGAGGGGCGTCGGGGACCCGCTGAGCCCCGGTTGGGCAGGGGTCGAGGGCGGGGAGGCTTTGGGTTTGGAGGACGAGGAGGTCTCGGCGAGGTTTCCGAAGATCCCATCCATGCCGGTGTCTGCGGAATGCGCAGAGATGATACTGGCGTCGCTCGAGGGTGGTCGGGCACCGCCGGAATGGACGGAGACGCTGGGGTTTAAGGTCCGGGGTGTGGGGCCCGGCCCGACGGCGTTGAACTTCTCTTACCAG GGGGAGAAAAAAGTGGTGAATATCCATAATGTTTTTGCTGTCATAAGGGGATTAGAAGAGCCTGATCGATACATTCTGTTAGGCAACCATCGAGATGCATGGACATATGGAGCCGTCGACCCAAACAGTGGTACTGCAGCCCTACTTGACATTGCTCGTAGGTATGCTCTTATGATGCACATGGGTTGGAATCCTCGGAGAAGTATTATACTCTGTAGCTGGGATGCGGAAGAGTTTGGTATG ATAGGGTCTACCGAGTGGGTTGAGCAGAATCTCATGACCCTCGGTTCAAAAGCTGTAGCCTACCTGAACGTAGATTGTGCTGTTCAAGGGCCAGGATTTTTTGCCCGTGCAACTCCGCAGCTAGACGAGCTCCTAATTGAGATCACGAAGAAG GTCAAGGATCCTGACAATAAGGAAGCAACAGTTTATGAGATGTGGGCAAAAGCTGATGGCGGCGACAAT ATCCAAAGGCTCAGTGGGATAGATTCAGATTATGCTCCCTTTTTGCAATACGCGGGAATTCCTTCAGTTGACATATACTATGGAAAAG ATTTTCCTGTCTACCACACTGCCTATGACACGTACGATTGGATGGCGAATCACGGAGATCCTTTGTTTCAGCGTCATGTGGCCG CTGCAGGAGTATGGGGGCTCTTAGCACTTCGTCTTGCGGATGATCTGATATTACCTTTCAATTACCTTTCTTATGCGAACCAGTTGCAG GGCTATGTAGATATCGTGATTAACTTACTAGAGGGAAATATTTCTGTGCACCCTTTGACCTTGTCAATTCAAGCACTTGTATCGGTGGCCAAAGAGGTTGAATTGGAAGCAGAG AAATTGAGCGTGGAACGGATGACTGGCGAGCTCGGAGTGTTGAGGAGGCGAGCATTAAATGATCGGCTGATGCTTGCTGAAAGAGGCTTCTTGGATGCCGATGGTCTTCCCTATGGACGGTGGTTCAAACATCTt GTTTATGGACCGAGCGACTACAGAAGCAAGATATCTTTCTTTCCTGGAGTAGCAGAAGCCATCTGGAGATCAGCGGGAATGAGAGGCGGGGAAGGGCGAGCGCCGATTCAACATGAGATATGGAGAGTGGCTAGAGCCATTCAGAGGGTTGCCGATGTTCTGGGAGGTCGAACCTTGTAA
- the LOC115741909 gene encoding probable glutamate carboxypeptidase AMP1 isoform X2, translating into MNMRPTSLFPSKPTPTCTALSILALFLLASFYTLRHPHAPRNAAHFHRAFLSSASNATLAAYLRALTLRPHLAGTQPSLDAAHLVRAHFLSLGLETRVARFAPLLSYPVRASLAAHFPNGTSVDLPLTEPRLAPDAVVPYHAYSPSGSAVRALAVFANYGREEDYAALSAIGVEVAGCVAVVRRGALSRGDVVRAAESKGVLAVLMYTEGRTAWSRRGVERGTVMRGVGDPLSPGWAGVEGGEALGLEDEEVSARFPKIPSMPVSAECAEMILASLEGGRAPPEWTETLGFKVRGVGPGPTALNFSYQGEKKVVNIHNVFAVIRGLEEPDRYILLGNHRDAWTYGAVDPNSGTAALLDIARRYALMMHMGWNPRRSIILCSWDAEEFGMIGSTEWVEQNLMTLGSKAVAYLNVDCAVQGPGFFARATPQLDELLIEITKKVKDPDNKEATVYEMWAKADGGDNIQRLSGIDSDYAPFLQYAGIPSVDIYYGKAAGVWGLLALRLADDLILPFNYLSYANQLQGYVDIVINLLEGNISVHPLTLSIQALVSVAKEVELEAEKLSVERMTGELGVLRRRALNDRLMLAERGFLDADGLPYGRWFKHLVYGPSDYRSKISFFPGVAEAIWRSAGMRGGEGRAPIQHEIWRVARAIQRVADVLGGRTL; encoded by the exons ATGAATATGAGACCCACTTCACTCTTCCCTTCCAAACCCACCCCAACCTGCACTGCACTCTCCATCCTCGCCCTCTTCCTCCTCGCCTCCTTCTACACCCTCCGCCACCCCCACGCCCCACGAAATGCCGCCCACTTCCACCGCGCCTTCCTCTCCTCCGCCTCCAACGCCACCCTCGCCGCCTACCTCCGCGCCCTCACCCTCCGCCCTCACCTCGCCGGTACACAACCCTCCCTCGACGCGGCCCACCTCGTCCGGGCCCACTTCCTGTCCCTCGGCCTCGAGACCCGCGTGGCCCGCTTCGCCCCTCTCCTCTCCTACCCTGTCCGCGCCTCCCTCGCTGCCCACTTCCCCAACGGCACCTCGGTCGACCTCCCCTTGACCGAGCCCCGGCTCGCCCCCGACGCCGTCGTCCCCTACCACGCCTACTCGCCGTCTGGGTCGGCGGTGCGCGCGCTGGCCGTGTTCGCGAACTACGGCCGCGAGGAGGACTACGCGGCGCTCTCCGCGATCGGGGTGGAGGTCGCGGGGTGCGTCGCGGTGGTGAGGAGGGGGGCCCTGTCGAGGGGAGACGTGGTGCGCGCCGCGGAGTCGAAGGGCGTGTTGGCAGTGCTGATGTACACGGAGGGGCGCACGGCGTGGAGCCGCCGGGGGGTCGAGAGGGGGACGGTGATGAGGGGCGTCGGGGACCCGCTGAGCCCCGGTTGGGCAGGGGTCGAGGGCGGGGAGGCTTTGGGTTTGGAGGACGAGGAGGTCTCGGCGAGGTTTCCGAAGATCCCATCCATGCCGGTGTCTGCGGAATGCGCAGAGATGATACTGGCGTCGCTCGAGGGTGGTCGGGCACCGCCGGAATGGACGGAGACGCTGGGGTTTAAGGTCCGGGGTGTGGGGCCCGGCCCGACGGCGTTGAACTTCTCTTACCAG GGGGAGAAAAAAGTGGTGAATATCCATAATGTTTTTGCTGTCATAAGGGGATTAGAAGAGCCTGATCGATACATTCTGTTAGGCAACCATCGAGATGCATGGACATATGGAGCCGTCGACCCAAACAGTGGTACTGCAGCCCTACTTGACATTGCTCGTAGGTATGCTCTTATGATGCACATGGGTTGGAATCCTCGGAGAAGTATTATACTCTGTAGCTGGGATGCGGAAGAGTTTGGTATG ATAGGGTCTACCGAGTGGGTTGAGCAGAATCTCATGACCCTCGGTTCAAAAGCTGTAGCCTACCTGAACGTAGATTGTGCTGTTCAAGGGCCAGGATTTTTTGCCCGTGCAACTCCGCAGCTAGACGAGCTCCTAATTGAGATCACGAAGAAG GTCAAGGATCCTGACAATAAGGAAGCAACAGTTTATGAGATGTGGGCAAAAGCTGATGGCGGCGACAAT ATCCAAAGGCTCAGTGGGATAGATTCAGATTATGCTCCCTTTTTGCAATACGCGGGAATTCCTTCAGTTGACATATACTATGGAAAAG CTGCAGGAGTATGGGGGCTCTTAGCACTTCGTCTTGCGGATGATCTGATATTACCTTTCAATTACCTTTCTTATGCGAACCAGTTGCAG GGCTATGTAGATATCGTGATTAACTTACTAGAGGGAAATATTTCTGTGCACCCTTTGACCTTGTCAATTCAAGCACTTGTATCGGTGGCCAAAGAGGTTGAATTGGAAGCAGAG AAATTGAGCGTGGAACGGATGACTGGCGAGCTCGGAGTGTTGAGGAGGCGAGCATTAAATGATCGGCTGATGCTTGCTGAAAGAGGCTTCTTGGATGCCGATGGTCTTCCCTATGGACGGTGGTTCAAACATCTt GTTTATGGACCGAGCGACTACAGAAGCAAGATATCTTTCTTTCCTGGAGTAGCAGAAGCCATCTGGAGATCAGCGGGAATGAGAGGCGGGGAAGGGCGAGCGCCGATTCAACATGAGATATGGAGAGTGGCTAGAGCCATTCAGAGGGTTGCCGATGTTCTGGGAGGTCGAACCTTGTAA
- the LOC115741916 gene encoding amino acid transporter ANT1, with product MEDGGRKGSSSPLLESSSVSPPAAGSASSIQTLGNIIVSIVGTGVLGLPFAFKIAGWLAGSVGVMIAGASTYYCMLILVQCRDQLASQEESADVKTYGDLGSKCMGKAGRYLTEFLVTISQCGGAVAYLVFIGQNLASIFKGHGLTFASFIFLLVPLEIALSWISTLSALAPFSIFADVCNVIAMGFVVKEDIQQALGGQFSFSDRKAFSPNIGGLPFAGGMAVFCFEGFGMTLALEASMKERRTFQKVLGKALTGIILVYVLFGFFGYMAYGDETKDIITLNLPRAWTTVAVQIGLCLGLAFTFPIMLHPINEILEDQLKRTKCYQKLLGDELTCSKRKIGNCAVYVLRSAVVLGLGALASCVPGFGTFVSLVGSTVCALLSFVLPASFHLLLLGPSLRLWQKALDVCILMCGLLFAVYGTYNAVAGV from the exons ATGGAAGATGGTGGAAGAAAAGGGTCGTCGAGTCCGCTGCTCGAATCGTCTTCCGTTTCTCCGCCGGCCGCTGGATCTGCTTCGTCGATTCAGACTCTAGGCAACATCATCGTCTCCATTGTCGGGACGGGGGTTCTGGGCTTGCCTTTCGCTTTCAAGATCGCCGGTTGGCTTGCGGGTTCAGTTGGGGTTATGATCGCCGGTGCTTCTACTTACTATTGCATGCTTATTCTT GTTCAATGCAGAGACCAATTGGCATCTCAAGAAGAGTCGGCTGATGTAAAAACTTATGGGGACTTGGGTAGTAAGTGCATGGGAAAAGCTGGGCGCTACCTCACTGAGTTCCTCGTAACGATTTCTCAGTGTGGAGGAGCTGTGGCCTACCTTGTATTCATAGGACAGAATCTTGCTTCCATATTTAAAGGCCATGGACTGACTTTTGCGTCTTTCATATTTCTGCTGGTGCCGCTTGAGATTGCTCTCTCATGGATAAGCACTCTATCAGCATTGGCGCCCTTTAGCATCTTTGCCGATGTATGCAATGTCATAGCCATGGGGTTTGTGGTGAAAGAAGATATACAGCAAGCTTTAGGCGGTCAATTTTCGTTTAGTGATAGAAAAGCTTTCTCCCCAAATATCGGGGGTCTGCCGTTTGCGGGAGGAATGGCTGTCTTCTGTTTCGAGGGGTTTGGAATGACATTGGCATTGGAGGCATCAATGAAGGAGAGAAGGACGTTCCAAAAGGTGCTCGGTAAGGCTCTTACGGGCATAATACTTGTGTACGTTTTGTTCGGGTTCTTCGGTTACATGGCTTACGGCGATGAGACGAAAGACATTATCACGCTTAATCTTCCCCGAGCTTGGACAACAGTGGCTGTCCAG ATTGGTTTGTGCTTGGGGCTGGCATTCACATTCCCTATCATGTTACATCCGATCAACGAGATTCTTGAAGATCAGTTGAAAAGGACCAAATGTTACCAGAAGCTTCTTGGCGACGAGCTCACTTGCTCGAAAAGAAAGATAGGGAACTGCGCGGTTTACGTGCTCCGTTCTGCGGTGGTGTTAGGATTGGGGGCATTGGCATCTTGCGTGCCGGGATTCGGAACCTTTGTCTCCCTCGTGGGGAGCACCGTTTGCGCGCTTCTCTCGTTCGTTTTGCCGGCCTCGTTCCATTTGTTACTGTTGGGTCCTTCCCTGAGACTCTGGCAAAAGGCTCTGGATGTTTGCATTTTGATGTGCGGGCTGCTCTTTGCTGTGTATGGTACTTACAACGCTGTGGCCGGAGTCTGA
- the LOC115741913 gene encoding myosin-binding protein 7-like isoform X2, with amino-acid sequence MDSVETLPSRDSDCCHGSSDGRFSAGSAWFRNVKRKYDELQCNRRFLVPGVEYDSVARIEIENEIVALREMVSSQQKAIQDLTIELEEERNAASSAASEAMSMILRLQRDKAEIQMDARQFKLFAEERMGHDQQEILALEDLLYKREQAIQSLTCQVQAYRHRMMSYGLTVAEADGEHSLQHADSQGMTENFDFPSYEYPPLKCHFNETSGPWEGENEVIDVEKFAHGETPQGRNELKDLEFRIHQMEQDPSNNQMDGDFPGLENIPEKVIVGQSPRQPRHSRRSSNDGLGTLNGTSRDTHSDLPLASPRLTNSFQKMECVSETENFYQAKKLNNTPEADDDITDRICTIDSIYTGLTPTKSAHGSLPEDIVTPRYTSNCINEDQDPDITKLYMRLQALEADRESLRQAIVSMQTDKAQMLLLKEIAERLCKQKSPEECMPVRKPARFGFFFSVFKWIGSFPFWRKKTCRSKYLFGLSPDCVGLLILLQDRPQMKQWRCLTRSKRVASTFKLPYP; translated from the exons ATGGATTCGGTAGAGACATTGCCTTCGAGAGATTCAGATTGTTGTCATGGCTCTAGTGATGGTCGATTTTCAGCTGGTAGTGCTTGGTTTCGCAATGTTAAGCGTAAATATGATGAGCTGCAATGTAATAGGAGATTCTTGGTGCCCGGGGTTGAGTATGATTCTGTTGCGAGAATTGAAATCGAGAACGAGATCGTGGCACTGCGCGAGATGGTTTCTAGCCAACAGAAAGCCATACAGGATTTGACGATAGAGCTCGAAGAAGAGAGGAATGCCGCTTCATCTGCGGCAAGTGAGGCCATGTCCATGATTCTGAGGTTGCAGAGGGACAAGGCGGAAATCCAGATGGATGCGCGGCAATTCAAGCTCTTTGCGGAGGAGAGAATGGGACATGATCAACAGGAGATCTTGGCTTTGGAGGACCTTTTGTACAAGAGAGAGCAAGCGATACAATCACTTACGTGCCAGGTCCAGGCGTATAGACATAGAATGATGAGTTATGGGCTCACTGTGGCTGAAGCCGATGGCGAGCATAGCCTCCAGCATGCCGATAGTCAAGGCATgactgaaaattttgattttccatcGTATGAATATCCTCCTTTGAAATGCCACTTTAATGAGACATCTGGTCCATGGGAGGGTGAGAATGAGGTGATTGATGTTGAAAAGTTTGCACATGGTGAGACTCCCCAGGGCCGTAATGAATTGAAGGATTTGGAATTCCGAATTCACCAGATGGAGCAAGATCCCAGCAACAATCAGATGGATGGGGATTTTCCTGGCCTTGAGAACATCCCAGAGAAAGTTATAGTGGGCCAATCTCCTAGGCAACCGCGACATTCGAGGAGGTCTTCTAATGATGGTTTGGGTACATTAAATGGAACTAGTAGAGACACTCATTCGGACTTGCCTCTTGCTTCTCCGAGACTCACAAATAGCTTCCAGAAGATGGAGTGTGTTTCTGAGACGGAGAATTTCTATCAGGCAAAAAAGCTGAATAACACACCAGAAGCTGATGATGACATAACCGACAGGATTTGTACAATTGATTCAATCTATACGG GCTTGACGCCCACAAAATCTGCACATGGCAGTCTTCCAGAGGACATAGTTACACCAAGATATACTTCCAACTGCATCAATGAGGATCAGGATCCGGATATCACAAAGCTCTACATGAGGCTTCAAGCACTTGAGGCTGACAGGGAATCACTGAGGCAGGCAATTGTCTCGATGCAAACTGACAAAGCACAAATGCTATTACTTAAAGAAATAGCTGAGCGTCTGTGTAAGCAAAAATCACCAGAAGAATGCATGCCAGTTAGGAAGCCAGCTCGTTTTGGattcttcttctctgttttcaag TGGATTGGGTCCTTCCCCTTTTGGAGGAAGAAGACTTGTAGAAGCAA GTACCTGTTTGGGCTATCGCCTGATTGTGTGGGCTTGCTAATTCTTTTACAAGACAGACCCCAGATGAAGCAGTGGAGATGTCTGACACGGTCAAAAAGGGTGGCGTCAACTTTCAAACTTCCATATCCATAG
- the LOC115741913 gene encoding myosin-binding protein 7-like isoform X1, whose protein sequence is MDSVETLPSRDSDCCHGSSDGRFSAGSAWFRNVKRKYDELQCNRRFLVPGVEYDSVARIEIENEIVALREMVSSQQKAIQDLTIELEEERNAASSAASEAMSMILRLQRDKAEIQMDARQFKLFAEERMGHDQQEILALEDLLYKREQAIQSLTCQVQAYRHRMMSYGLTVAEADGEHSLQHADSQGMTENFDFPSYEYPPLKCHFNETSGPWEGENEVIDVEKFAHGETPQGRNELKDLEFRIHQMEQDPSNNQMDGDFPGLENIPEKVIVGQSPRQPRHSRRSSNDGLGTLNGTSRDTHSDLPLASPRLTNSFQKMECVSETENFYQAKKLNNTPEADDDITDRICTIDSIYTGLTPTKSAHDPIHTGLTPTKSAHGSLPEDIVTPRYTSNCINEDQDPDITKLYMRLQALEADRESLRQAIVSMQTDKAQMLLLKEIAERLCKQKSPEECMPVRKPARFGFFFSVFKWIGSFPFWRKKTCRSKYLFGLSPDCVGLLILLQDRPQMKQWRCLTRSKRVASTFKLPYP, encoded by the exons ATGGATTCGGTAGAGACATTGCCTTCGAGAGATTCAGATTGTTGTCATGGCTCTAGTGATGGTCGATTTTCAGCTGGTAGTGCTTGGTTTCGCAATGTTAAGCGTAAATATGATGAGCTGCAATGTAATAGGAGATTCTTGGTGCCCGGGGTTGAGTATGATTCTGTTGCGAGAATTGAAATCGAGAACGAGATCGTGGCACTGCGCGAGATGGTTTCTAGCCAACAGAAAGCCATACAGGATTTGACGATAGAGCTCGAAGAAGAGAGGAATGCCGCTTCATCTGCGGCAAGTGAGGCCATGTCCATGATTCTGAGGTTGCAGAGGGACAAGGCGGAAATCCAGATGGATGCGCGGCAATTCAAGCTCTTTGCGGAGGAGAGAATGGGACATGATCAACAGGAGATCTTGGCTTTGGAGGACCTTTTGTACAAGAGAGAGCAAGCGATACAATCACTTACGTGCCAGGTCCAGGCGTATAGACATAGAATGATGAGTTATGGGCTCACTGTGGCTGAAGCCGATGGCGAGCATAGCCTCCAGCATGCCGATAGTCAAGGCATgactgaaaattttgattttccatcGTATGAATATCCTCCTTTGAAATGCCACTTTAATGAGACATCTGGTCCATGGGAGGGTGAGAATGAGGTGATTGATGTTGAAAAGTTTGCACATGGTGAGACTCCCCAGGGCCGTAATGAATTGAAGGATTTGGAATTCCGAATTCACCAGATGGAGCAAGATCCCAGCAACAATCAGATGGATGGGGATTTTCCTGGCCTTGAGAACATCCCAGAGAAAGTTATAGTGGGCCAATCTCCTAGGCAACCGCGACATTCGAGGAGGTCTTCTAATGATGGTTTGGGTACATTAAATGGAACTAGTAGAGACACTCATTCGGACTTGCCTCTTGCTTCTCCGAGACTCACAAATAGCTTCCAGAAGATGGAGTGTGTTTCTGAGACGGAGAATTTCTATCAGGCAAAAAAGCTGAATAACACACCAGAAGCTGATGATGACATAACCGACAGGATTTGTACAATTGATTCAATCTATACGGGCTTGACGCCGACAAAATCTGCTCATGATCCAATCCATACAGGCTTGACGCCCACAAAATCTGCACATGGCAGTCTTCCAGAGGACATAGTTACACCAAGATATACTTCCAACTGCATCAATGAGGATCAGGATCCGGATATCACAAAGCTCTACATGAGGCTTCAAGCACTTGAGGCTGACAGGGAATCACTGAGGCAGGCAATTGTCTCGATGCAAACTGACAAAGCACAAATGCTATTACTTAAAGAAATAGCTGAGCGTCTGTGTAAGCAAAAATCACCAGAAGAATGCATGCCAGTTAGGAAGCCAGCTCGTTTTGGattcttcttctctgttttcaag TGGATTGGGTCCTTCCCCTTTTGGAGGAAGAAGACTTGTAGAAGCAA GTACCTGTTTGGGCTATCGCCTGATTGTGTGGGCTTGCTAATTCTTTTACAAGACAGACCCCAGATGAAGCAGTGGAGATGTCTGACACGGTCAAAAAGGGTGGCGTCAACTTTCAAACTTCCATATCCATAG
- the LOC115741860 gene encoding protein MKS1-like, translating to MEFVGGSGGRRVRLQGPKPAELAVSKESAKIKKKARVTTTSRSAAPVIVYLRSPKVIHVRPEEFMDVVQRLTGKNDQTAKGAALLSDVSPSSSLLWLSSPSPSSSIEYFCR from the coding sequence ATGGAGTTCGTGGGAGGGAGCGGCGGCAGGAGGGTGCGGTTGCAAGGTCCGAAGCCCGCGGAGCTAGCAGTGAGCAAGGAGTCGGCCAAGATCAAGAAGAAGGCTCGAGTGACGACGACGAGCCGTTCGGCTGCTCCGGTCATAGTGTACTTGAGGTCGCCGAAGGTCATACATGTGAGGCCGGAGGAGTTCATGGATGTGGTACAGAGGCTCACCGGGAAGAATGACCAAACGGCAAAGGGGGCGGCGCTGCTGTCGGATGTCTCTCCGTCTTCTTCTCTATTGTGGTTGTCCTCGCCGTCGCCATCGTCTAGCATCGAGTACTTTTGCAGGTAG